In Microbacterium binotii, one DNA window encodes the following:
- a CDS encoding branched-chain amino acid ABC transporter permease — MGTFIQLVIDGLSVGSVYAALALAIVLVNQATGLINFAQGGMAVLSAYLAWWFTGAGVPLILAILLSVGVSFLFGAVVERYLMRRFEGGDPDTAVVVTIGLLTLITGVCGWLFTYNNQQFPSLFPLDTISVLGASVSVRSIGTTVVILAIMILLQALFAGTKLGLALRAVAVNPQSAAFSGLPVSRLLMVGWGLAAGLGAVAGALVAPQLTLTPGMMDNALVYALAAVILGGLSSPVGVVAAAWIIGVLENLAAVYVPFIGYDLKVAVPFVLIFVVLLVRPQGLFGRRTVVRV; from the coding sequence GTGGGAACCTTCATCCAACTCGTCATCGACGGGCTGTCCGTCGGCTCGGTCTACGCCGCGCTCGCGCTGGCGATCGTGCTCGTCAACCAGGCGACCGGCCTGATCAACTTCGCCCAGGGCGGGATGGCGGTGCTCTCCGCCTACCTCGCCTGGTGGTTCACCGGGGCCGGGGTCCCGCTGATCCTCGCGATCCTGCTCTCCGTGGGCGTCTCGTTCCTGTTCGGCGCCGTCGTCGAGCGGTACCTGATGCGTCGCTTCGAGGGCGGCGATCCCGACACCGCCGTCGTGGTGACGATCGGTCTGCTGACGCTCATCACCGGTGTCTGCGGCTGGCTCTTCACCTACAACAACCAGCAGTTCCCCTCGCTCTTCCCCCTCGACACGATCTCGGTGCTGGGGGCGTCGGTGAGCGTGCGGTCGATCGGGACGACCGTGGTCATCCTCGCGATCATGATCCTGCTGCAGGCGCTGTTCGCCGGCACGAAACTGGGCCTGGCGCTGCGCGCGGTCGCGGTGAACCCGCAGTCCGCGGCTTTCTCCGGTCTGCCGGTGAGCCGCCTGCTGATGGTCGGGTGGGGGCTCGCGGCGGGTCTCGGCGCGGTGGCCGGCGCGCTCGTCGCCCCGCAGCTCACACTCACCCCCGGGATGATGGACAACGCCCTCGTCTACGCGCTGGCCGCCGTCATCCTCGGCGGGCTCTCGAGCCCCGTCGGCGTGGTTGCGGCGGCATGGATCATCGGCGTCCTGGAGAACCTTGCCGCGGTCTACGTGCCCTTCATCGGCTACGACCTCAAGGTCGCGGTGCCGTTCGTGCTCATCTTCGTCGTGCTGCTCGTGCGACCACAGGGCTTGTTCGGCCGCAGAACGGTGGTGCGTGTCTGA
- a CDS encoding ABC transporter ATP-binding protein, with the protein MNLRFGGITVLHDVGFDVEPGQIFGLVGPNGAGKTSLFNCISGHYRPSSGSITIDGDEASGQTPAHLARRGLARTFQHPALQLHASVLENVMLGAHTRLPGGPGEWAIRTPRTWRSEREMRTEALQLLERSGLGWAANRHADELSHGLHKAIELCRALMSHPKLLLLDEPAAGLPHSEVEQLIATVRAIRDEDDITVVIVEHHMGLIAALTDRVVVLDHGRKLMEGSAAEAQSDPRVIEAYIGKEAADDAA; encoded by the coding sequence GTGAACTTGAGGTTCGGCGGGATCACGGTGCTGCACGATGTCGGATTCGACGTGGAACCCGGCCAGATCTTCGGTCTGGTCGGACCCAACGGTGCCGGCAAGACCTCGCTGTTCAACTGCATCAGCGGGCACTACCGGCCGAGTTCGGGCTCCATCACGATCGACGGCGACGAGGCATCCGGGCAGACCCCGGCGCACCTCGCGCGGCGCGGGCTCGCCCGCACCTTCCAGCATCCGGCGCTGCAGCTGCACGCATCCGTGCTCGAGAACGTGATGCTGGGCGCGCACACGCGCCTTCCGGGAGGGCCCGGCGAGTGGGCGATCCGCACGCCGCGCACGTGGCGCTCGGAGCGTGAGATGCGCACCGAGGCGCTGCAGCTGCTGGAGCGCTCCGGCCTCGGTTGGGCGGCGAACCGCCACGCCGACGAGCTCTCGCACGGACTCCACAAGGCGATCGAGCTGTGCCGGGCGCTCATGTCGCACCCGAAGCTGCTCCTGCTGGACGAGCCGGCGGCGGGCCTGCCCCATTCCGAGGTCGAGCAGCTCATCGCGACCGTCCGCGCCATCCGCGACGAAGACGACATCACCGTGGTGATCGTCGAGCACCACATGGGCCTCATCGCGGCTCTGACCGACCGCGTGGTCGTGCTCGATCACGGCCGCAAGCTCATGGAGGGCTCGGCCGCCGAGGCGCAGAGCGATCCCCGGGTCATCGAGGCCTACATCGGCAAGGAGGCCGCCGATGACGCTGCTTGA
- a CDS encoding ABC transporter ATP-binding protein — translation MTLLELVDVTASYGPVQVLGGVSLSVPEEGAVGILGANGAGKTTTLRAISGMVRTTGTIRFDGRDIRGMRPEKVASIGIAHVPEGRGTLGALTVRENLRVGAYQRRDHKAIQGDIDYCLDLFPNLKERYRSHASALSGGEQQMLAVARAFMARPRLLLLDEASLGLAPSTARTVYDAIARLRRESGIAMLVVEQNATLAFRLVDTATVLETGRNVLTGTSAELRGMDEIRRAYLGG, via the coding sequence ATGACGCTGCTTGAACTCGTCGACGTGACGGCGTCGTACGGTCCCGTCCAGGTGCTCGGCGGAGTGTCGTTGAGCGTGCCCGAGGAGGGAGCCGTCGGCATTCTCGGCGCGAACGGCGCGGGCAAGACGACCACGCTCCGCGCGATCAGCGGGATGGTGCGCACGACCGGCACCATCCGTTTCGACGGGCGCGACATCCGCGGGATGCGGCCCGAGAAGGTCGCGTCGATCGGCATCGCGCACGTGCCCGAGGGGCGCGGCACCCTCGGAGCCCTGACGGTGCGCGAGAACCTGCGGGTCGGTGCGTACCAGCGGCGCGACCACAAGGCGATCCAGGGCGACATCGACTACTGCCTCGACCTGTTCCCCAACCTCAAGGAGCGCTACCGCTCGCACGCCTCCGCGCTCTCCGGCGGCGAGCAGCAGATGCTGGCCGTCGCCCGCGCGTTCATGGCGCGTCCGCGCCTGCTCCTGCTCGACGAGGCGTCTCTGGGTCTCGCCCCGAGCACCGCGCGCACGGTCTACGACGCCATCGCGAGGCTCCGCCGGGAGTCGGGCATCGCGATGCTCGTCGTCGAGCAGAACGCGACGCTCGCCTTCCGGCTCGTCGACACCGCCACCGTGCTCGAGACCGGCCGGAACGTGCTCACCGGCACATCCGCCGAGCTCCGGGGCATGGACGAGATCCGCCGCGCCTACCTGGGAGGTTGA